A stretch of Streptomyces vietnamensis DNA encodes these proteins:
- a CDS encoding PPOX class F420-dependent oxidoreductase encodes MTTQLTDSVRALLDDVNPAVLATIQPDGSPQTSVVWVGRDGDELLISSRDGRRKIENIRSDARVSLTVHDRHDPLVYAEIRGTATVAEDTGRALAVALAEQYEGEGAGQEYRELPPEEVRVVVRITPTKVLGTAAK; translated from the coding sequence GTGACGACTCAACTCACGGACTCCGTCCGCGCCTTGCTCGACGACGTCAACCCGGCCGTGCTGGCCACGATCCAGCCCGACGGCTCCCCGCAGACCTCCGTGGTGTGGGTGGGCCGGGACGGCGACGAACTCCTGATCTCCAGCCGGGACGGCCGCCGCAAGATCGAGAACATCCGGTCCGACGCTCGGGTCAGCCTCACCGTCCACGACCGCCACGACCCCCTCGTCTACGCCGAGATACGGGGTACGGCCACGGTCGCCGAGGACACCGGCCGGGCGCTCGCGGTGGCGCTCGCCGAGCAGTACGAGGGCGAGGGCGCCGGGCAGGAGTACCGGGAGCTGCCGCCGGAGGAGGTCCGGGTGGTCGTCCGGATCACCCCGACGAAGGTCCTCGGCACGGCCGCGAAGTAG
- a CDS encoding TetR/AcrR family transcriptional regulator, translating into MCSRTKPHRSRTGRPRSTEADTAILEATRAALVELGWSKLTMGDVAGRAGVAKTTLYRRWANKNELVVDAVAVLFDELELPDLGSLQADIEHVVLQFAALLERPETKTALMAVVAESTRDEPLRERIRASIVDRQKRLVLAGRERAQQRGELPHHFDPVAVDATDDLIFDVVAGAVVHRALVSAEPVDAPWATRLSALLMGGLGAAATAGG; encoded by the coding sequence ATGTGTAGTCGCACCAAGCCCCACCGCAGCCGTACCGGGCGCCCCCGCTCCACCGAGGCCGACACGGCCATCCTGGAGGCGACCCGCGCGGCCCTGGTCGAACTGGGCTGGTCCAAGCTCACGATGGGGGACGTGGCCGGCCGCGCCGGGGTCGCCAAGACGACCCTCTACCGCCGCTGGGCCAACAAGAACGAGCTCGTCGTGGACGCCGTCGCCGTCCTCTTCGACGAACTCGAACTGCCCGACCTGGGTTCCCTCCAGGCCGACATCGAGCACGTGGTGCTGCAGTTCGCGGCGCTCCTCGAACGGCCCGAGACGAAGACGGCCCTCATGGCCGTCGTGGCCGAGTCGACCCGGGACGAGCCGCTGCGCGAGCGCATCCGCGCCTCCATAGTCGACCGCCAGAAGCGGCTGGTCCTCGCGGGCCGCGAGCGGGCCCAGCAGCGCGGCGAACTCCCTCACCACTTCGACCCGGTCGCCGTGGACGCCACCGACGACCTGATCTTCGACGTCGTCGCGGGCGCGGTCGTGCACCGCGCCCTGGTCAGCGCCGAACCGGTCGACGCCCCCTGGGCGACCCGCCTCTCGGCGCTCCTGATGGGCGGCCTGGGCGCGGCGGCGACGGCCGGCGGCTGA
- a CDS encoding tetratricopeptide repeat protein encodes MQPRNMSMSGVVDLAAVKAAGEAKAKAEQVRAEAARQGGSAAVPPSALVIDVDEAGFERDVLQRSAEVPVVLDFWAEWCEPCKQLGPLLERLAVEYNGRFLLAKIDVDANQMLMQQFGIQGIPAVFAVVAGQALPLFQGAVPEAQIRETLDQLIQVGEERFGLTGITVDADASEAGGASARPAGPYDALLEAAMSALDAGDLAGAVQAYKNVLADDPAHPEAKLGLAQAELLQRVQGLDAGTVRKNAADDPADVDAQIAAADLDLVGGHVQDAFGRLVETVRRTAGEDRNAARLRLLELFEVIGADDPRVTAARQALARVLF; translated from the coding sequence ATGCAGCCCCGAAACATGTCCATGAGCGGCGTCGTCGACCTCGCCGCGGTGAAGGCGGCCGGAGAGGCCAAGGCGAAGGCGGAGCAGGTGCGCGCCGAGGCCGCCCGGCAGGGTGGTTCCGCCGCGGTGCCCCCGTCGGCCCTGGTGATCGACGTCGACGAGGCCGGCTTCGAGCGCGATGTGCTCCAGCGCTCCGCCGAGGTCCCGGTCGTCCTCGACTTCTGGGCCGAGTGGTGCGAGCCGTGCAAGCAGCTCGGCCCCCTCCTGGAGCGTCTCGCCGTCGAGTACAACGGCCGCTTCCTGCTCGCGAAGATCGACGTCGACGCCAACCAGATGCTGATGCAGCAGTTCGGCATCCAGGGAATTCCGGCCGTTTTCGCGGTGGTCGCCGGTCAGGCGCTGCCGCTGTTCCAGGGTGCGGTGCCCGAGGCGCAGATCCGGGAGACCCTCGACCAGCTGATCCAGGTCGGCGAGGAGCGCTTCGGTCTCACCGGGATCACCGTGGACGCGGACGCCTCCGAGGCCGGCGGGGCCTCCGCGCGGCCGGCCGGCCCGTACGACGCCCTCCTCGAAGCGGCCATGTCCGCGCTCGACGCGGGTGACCTGGCGGGTGCCGTCCAGGCGTACAAGAACGTGCTCGCCGACGACCCGGCCCACCCGGAGGCCAAGCTCGGCCTGGCGCAGGCCGAACTCCTCCAGCGCGTGCAGGGTCTGGACGCCGGCACCGTCCGCAAGAACGCGGCGGACGATCCGGCCGATGTCGACGCGCAGATCGCCGCCGCCGACCTCGACCTCGTGGGCGGTCACGTGCAGGACGCCTTCGGTCGTCTCGTGGAGACCGTGCGCCGCACGGCGGGCGAGGACCGGAACGCGGCGCGGCTGCGTCTCCTGGAGCTGTTCGAGGTGATCGGCGCCGACGACCCGCGGGTGACGGCGGCCCGGCAGGCCCTCGCGCGGGTGCTGTTCTAG
- a CDS encoding DUF3817 domain-containing protein translates to MKSSVLTRYRVMAYVTAVMLLVLCACMVAKYGFGVGEDLTFAVSQLHGVLYIIYLIFAFDLGSKAKWPFGKLLWVLVSGTIPTAAFFVERKVVAETLPLVGGARPEPVKA, encoded by the coding sequence ATGAAATCCAGCGTGCTGACCCGCTACCGCGTCATGGCCTACGTGACCGCCGTCATGCTCCTCGTCCTGTGCGCGTGCATGGTCGCCAAGTACGGCTTCGGCGTCGGCGAGGACCTGACCTTCGCGGTCTCGCAGCTCCACGGCGTCCTCTACATCATCTACCTGATCTTCGCCTTCGACCTGGGCTCCAAGGCGAAGTGGCCGTTCGGCAAGCTGCTGTGGGTCCTGGTCTCCGGCACCATCCCCACCGCCGCGTTCTTCGTCGAGCGCAAGGTCGTCGCGGAGACGCTTCCGCTGGTCGGCGGCGCGCGGCCGGAGCCGGTCAAGGCCTGA
- a CDS encoding acyl-CoA mutase large subunit family protein: protein MDADAIEEGRRRWQARYDKARKRDADFTTLSGDEVEPVYGPRPGDTYEGFERIGWPGEYPFTRGLHPTGYRGRTWTIRQFAGFGNAEQTNERYKMILAAGGGGLSVAFDMPTLMGRDSDDPRSLGEVGHCGVAIDSAADMEVLFKDIPLGDVTTSMTISGPAVPVFCMYLVAAERQGVDPAVLNGTLQTDIFKEYIAQKEWLFEPEPHLRLIGDLMEHCAANIPAYKPLSVSGYHIREAGATAAQELAYTLADGFGYVELGLSRGLDVDVFAPGLSFFFDAHLDFFEEIAKFRAARRIWARWMKEVYGAKTDKAQWLRFHTQTAGVSLTAQQPYNNVVRTAVEALSAVLGGTNSLHTNALDETLALPSEQAAEIALRTQQVLMEETGVANVADPLGGSWYVEQLTDRIEADAEKIFDQIKERGRRAHPDGRHPIGPITSGILRGIEDGWFTGEIAESAFQYQRSLEKGDKRVVGVNVHHGSVTGDLEILRVSHEVEWEQVRVLGERKGRRDDAKVRASIDAMLKAARDGSNMIAPMLDAVRAEATLGEICDALRDEWGVYTEPPGF, encoded by the coding sequence ATGGACGCTGACGCCATCGAGGAAGGCCGCCGTCGCTGGCAGGCCCGTTACGACAAGGCCCGCAAGCGGGACGCCGACTTCACCACGCTCTCCGGGGACGAGGTGGAGCCCGTGTACGGGCCCCGCCCCGGCGACACCTACGAGGGGTTCGAGCGCATCGGCTGGCCCGGCGAGTACCCCTTCACCCGGGGACTCCACCCGACCGGCTACCGGGGCCGGACCTGGACCATCCGCCAGTTCGCCGGCTTCGGCAACGCCGAGCAGACCAACGAGCGCTACAAGATGATCCTGGCCGCCGGCGGCGGCGGCCTCTCCGTCGCCTTCGACATGCCGACCCTCATGGGCCGCGACTCCGACGACCCCCGCTCCCTCGGCGAGGTCGGCCACTGCGGTGTCGCCATCGACTCCGCCGCCGACATGGAGGTCCTCTTCAAGGACATCCCGCTCGGCGACGTCACCACCTCCATGACGATCAGCGGCCCCGCCGTGCCCGTCTTCTGCATGTACCTCGTCGCCGCCGAGCGCCAGGGCGTCGACCCGGCCGTGCTCAACGGCACGCTCCAGACCGACATCTTCAAGGAGTACATCGCGCAGAAGGAGTGGCTCTTCGAGCCCGAGCCCCATCTGCGCCTCATCGGCGACCTGATGGAGCACTGCGCGGCGAACATCCCCGCGTACAAGCCGCTCTCGGTCTCCGGCTACCACATCCGCGAGGCCGGGGCGACGGCCGCGCAGGAGCTCGCGTACACCCTCGCCGACGGCTTCGGCTACGTCGAGCTGGGCCTGAGCCGAGGCCTGGACGTGGACGTCTTCGCGCCCGGCCTGTCCTTCTTCTTCGACGCGCACCTCGACTTCTTCGAGGAGATCGCCAAGTTCCGCGCCGCCCGCCGCATCTGGGCCCGCTGGATGAAGGAGGTCTACGGTGCCAAGACCGACAAGGCGCAGTGGCTCCGCTTCCACACCCAGACCGCCGGCGTCTCCCTCACCGCCCAGCAGCCGTACAACAACGTCGTGCGCACCGCGGTCGAGGCCCTCTCCGCCGTCCTCGGCGGCACCAACTCCCTCCACACCAACGCCCTCGACGAGACCCTCGCGCTCCCCAGCGAGCAGGCCGCCGAGATCGCGCTCCGCACCCAGCAGGTGCTGATGGAGGAGACCGGCGTCGCCAACGTCGCCGACCCGCTGGGCGGCTCCTGGTACGTCGAGCAGCTCACCGACCGCATCGAGGCCGACGCCGAGAAGATCTTCGACCAGATCAAGGAGCGCGGCCGCCGCGCCCACCCGGACGGCCGGCACCCGATCGGCCCGATCACCTCCGGCATCCTGCGCGGCATCGAGGACGGCTGGTTCACCGGCGAGATCGCCGAGTCCGCCTTCCAGTACCAGCGGTCCCTGGAGAAGGGCGACAAGCGGGTCGTCGGCGTCAACGTCCACCACGGCTCCGTCACCGGCGACCTGGAGATCCTGCGCGTCAGCCACGAGGTCGAGTGGGAGCAGGTCCGCGTCCTCGGCGAGCGCAAGGGGCGCCGTGACGACGCCAAGGTCCGCGCCTCCATCGACGCCATGCTCAAGGCCGCCCGCGACGGCTCGAACATGATCGCCCCGATGCTGGACGCCGTCCGCGCCGAGGCCACGCTCGGCGAGATCTGCGACGCCCTGCGCGACGAGTGGGGCGTCTACACGGAGCCCCCGGGCTTCTGA